The Lonchura striata isolate bLonStr1 chromosome Z, bLonStr1.mat, whole genome shotgun sequence genome window below encodes:
- the LOC110484181 gene encoding phospholipid-transporting ATPase ID: MSLFGLKFGKKKLKEEERQLQANNRDFNLQFEYANNSIKTSKYNFFTFLPLNLFEQFQRIANAYFLFLLILQLIPQISSLAWFTTVVPLVLVLAVSGVKDAIDDFNRHKSDKHVNNRPVQVLINGMLKEQKWMNVQVGDIIKLGNNNFVTADLLLLSSSEPHSLTYIETAELDGETNLKVKQALTVTAELGEDLQKLTEFNGEVRCEAPNNKLDKFTGTLTLWGEKYALDNEKMLLRGCTIRNTEWCFGLVIYAGPDTKLMQNSGKTTFKRTSIDRLMNVLVLVIFAFLALMCLILAIGNGIWEHDKGYYFQVYLPWAEGVNSASYSGFLMFWSYVIILNTVVPISLYVSVEIIRLGNSFYIDWDRKMYYPLNDTPAQARTTTLNEELGQIKYIFSDKTGTLTQNIMCFNKCSINGKSYGDVYDMSGQRIEINENTEKVDFSYNPLADPKFAFYDNSLVEAVKLNDVPTHRFFRLLSLCHTVMPEEKKEGNLVYQAQSPDEGALVTAARNFGFVFRARTPETITVVEMGETKIYKLLAILDFNNVRKRMSVIVRSPEGDLTLYCKGADTILYELLHPSCNSLKEETTEHLNEFAGEGLRTLVVAYKSLEEDYFQDWIRRHHEASTALEGREEKLSELYEEIEKDLMLLGATAIEDKLQDGVPQTIETLAKANIKIWVLTGDKQETAMNIGYSCNLLNDDMEEVFIIEGSTSDDVLNELRNARKKMKPDSFLDSDEVNIQFEKSSKNQIIIPDEQANGVYGLVITGHSLAYALEGNLELELVRTACMCKVVICCRVTPLQKAQVVELVKKYKKAVTLAIGDGANDVSMIKTAHIGVGISGQEGMQAVLSSDFSFAQFRYLQRLLLVHGRWSYIRMCKFLKYFFYKNFAFTLVHFWYGFFSGFSAQTVYDEWFITLYNLVYTSLPVLGMSLFDQDVDDRWSMLFPQLYVPGQQNLYFNKVVFVKCMLQGIYSSLILFFIPYGAMYNTMRSDGKAIADYQSFALMAQTCLLIVVSVQIGLDTSYWTVVNQFFIWGSLSVYFAITFTMYSDGMYLIFTASFPFIGTARNTLSQPNVWLAIFLSIALCVLPVVGFRFLKAQLKPTPSDKVLMKIKEAKKRPPPPSPKRRLRRTSTRRSGYAFSHQHGFGALIMSGRNMRPKSPFATTGTFSPNSDKYKHKGL, from the exons aaCAATTCAATTAAAACATCGAAATACAATTTCTTCACTTTCCTGCCTCTCAACCTGTTTGAGCAGTTTCAGCGAATAGCCAATGCTTACTTCCTTTTCTTGCTGATTTTGCAG CTGATTCCGCAGATTTCCTCACTGGCCTGGTTTACAACAGTGGTGCCCCTGGTGCTTGTGCTAGCTGTATCAGGAGTCAAGGATGCTATTGATGATTTT AATCGACACAAAAGTGACAAACATGTCAACAACCGTCCAGTCCAGGTCCTGATCAATGGCAT GTTAAAGGAGCAAAAATGGATGAATGTCCAAGTGGGGGATATAATAAAACTAGGAAACAACAACTTTGTGACA GCTGATCTCCTGTTGCTGTCGAGCAGTGAGCCGCACAGCCTGACGTACATTGAGACAGCTGAGCTGGATGG TGAAACAAACCTGAAGGTGAAGCAGGCACTAACAGTCACTGCAGAGCTTGGAGAAGACCTTCAGAAGCTGACAGAGTTCAATG GAGAAGTCAGATGTGAGGCACCAAACAACAAACTGGATAAATTCACAGGAACTCTTACTCTTTGGGGAGAGAAATATGCCCTGGACAATGAGAAGATGTTGCTGAGAGGCTGTACTATCAGGAACACAGAGTGGTGCTTTGGGCTTGTCATTTATGCTG GGCCAGACACAAAACTCATGCAGAACAGTGGAAAAACAACTTTTAAGCGAACAAGCATTGATCGGCTCATGAATGTCCTTGTGTTGGTG atcttTGCATTTTTAGCACTGATGTGTCTCATCCTAGCCATTGGCAATGGTATCTGGGAGCATGATAAGGGCTACTACTTCCAGGTCTatctgccctgggcagagggtGTCAACTCTGCCTCCTACTCTGGCTTCCTCATGTTCTGGTCATATGTGATCATTCTAAACACCGTGGTACCTATTTCACTCTATGTCAG TGTGGAGATTATACGCTTGGGTAACAGTTTCTACATTGACTGGGACCGTAAAATGTATTACCCACTGAATGACACGCCAGCTCAGGCTCGAACCACTACACTCAACGAAGAACTGGGGCAGATCAAATACATCTTCTCAGACAAAACAGGAACTCTCACCCAGAACATCATGTGTTTCAACAAGTGCTCCATCAATGGCAAATCCTATG GTGATGTGTATGATATGTCTGGACAAAGGATAGAAATAAATGAG aacacAGAGAAGGTTGATTTCTCATACAACCCATTAGCCGACCCAAAGTTTGCCTTTTATGACAACAGCCTGGTTGAAGCTGTGAAGCTGAATGATGTCCCAACGCACAGGTTCTTCCGGCTGCTCTCACTTTGCCACACGGTGATgccagaggagaagaaggaag GTAACTTGGTGTATCAAGCACAATCTCCTGATGAGGGAGCCCTAGTCACTGCTGCCAGAAACTTTGGATTTGTGTTCCGAGCTCGCACACCAGAGACCATCACTGTTGTGGAAATGGGAGAAACAAAAATCTACAAACTTCTGGCTATTCTTGATTTCAACAATGTTCGCAAACGAATGTCTGTGATTG TGCGGAGTCCAGAAGGTGACTTGACTTTGTACTGCAAGGGGGCTGACACCATTCTTTATGAACTGCTTCATCCATCCTGCAATTCTCTCAAAGAGGAGACCACAGAACACCTGAAT GAGTTTGCTGGAGAAGGCCTGAGGACACTCGTGGTGGCCTATAAGAGCTTGGAGGAAGACTACTTTCAGGACTGGATCAGGCGTCACCATGAAGCAAGCACTGCCTTGGAAGGACGGGAAGAGAAACTGTCGGAGTTATATGAAGAGATTGAAAAAGACCTTATG CTGCTAGGTGCCACAGCCATAGAGGACAAGCTACAAGATGGGGTACCACAGACAATTGAGACTCTTGCCAAAGCCAACATCAAGATATGGGTTCTCACTGGAGATAAGCAAG AGACAGCAATGAATATTGGTTACTCCTGCAACTTGCTGAATGATGACATGGAAGAGGTTTTCATTATTGAAGGCAGCACATCTGATGATGTACTGAATGAGCTGAG gaatgcaAGAAAAAAGATGAAGCCAGACTCCTTTCTGGACAGTGATGAAGTCAACATTCAGTTtgaaaaatcttcaaaaaaccaaataattatACCTGATGAGCAAGCAAATGGGGTGTATGGTCTGGTTATCACTGGCCACAGCCTG gCTTACGCGCTAGAAGGGaacctggagctggagctggtgaGAACTGCCTGCATGTGCAAAGTGGTGATCTGCTGTCGGGTGACTCCCCTGCAGAAGGCTCAGGTGGTGGAGCTAGTGAAGAAGTACAAGAAGGCTGTGACCCTGGCGATTGGAGATGGTGCCAACGATGTCAGCATGATCAAAA CTGCCCACATTGGGGTTGGCATCAGTGGCCAGGAGGGGATGCAGGCGGTCCTGTCCAGTGACTTCTCCTTCGCACAGTTCCGCTACCTGCAGCGCCTGCTCCTGGTCCATGGACGGTGGTCCTACATCCGCATGTGCAAGTTCCTCAAGTACTTCTTCTATAAGAATTTTGCCTTCACCTTGGTGCATTTCTGGTATGGCTTCTTCTCTGGCTTCTCAGCACAG actgTCTATGATGAGTGGTTCATTACACTTTACAATTTGGTATACACCTCTCTCCCAGTGCTAGGAATGAGTCTCTTTGATCAG GATGTGGATGATCGCTGGAGCATGCTGTTCCCTCAGCTATATGTGCCCGGCCAGCAAAACCTCTACTTTAACAAGGTGGTGTTTGTCAAGTGCATGTTGCAGGGGATCTACAGTTCCCTCATCCTCTTCTTCATCCCCTATGGGGCCATGTACAATACAATGAGGAGTGATGGGAAGGCCATTGCTGACTACCAGTCCTTTGCTCTGATGGCCCAGACCTGCTTACTGATCGTGGTGTCTGTACAG ATTGGCCTGGACACCTCTTACTGGACAGTTGTCAACCAGTTCTTCATCTGGGGCAgcctttctgtttattttgctaTCACCTTCACCATGTACAGTGACGGCATGTATCTGATCTTCACAGCCTCCTTTCCCTTCATTG GTACGGCTCGTAACACCCTCAGCCAACCAAACGTGTGGCTGGCCATCTTTCTCAGCATCGCCCTCTGTGTGCTGCCGGTGGTTGGCTTTCGATTCCTGAAGGCTCAGTTAAAGCCAACTCCCAGCGACAAG